One genomic segment of Novisyntrophococcus fermenticellae includes these proteins:
- a CDS encoding Gfo/Idh/MocA family protein, with amino-acid sequence MAAKVIRVGVVGCGGIANVHMKGINASRDLSLAAICDILPERMEEKGKLYGVEEKNWFESYTEMMDSGLVDAITVATPNDIHYEVTMAAIKRGIPFAVEKPVCNSEVEVQRLLDLAEEKKIPHMVNFSYRFKSAARYAREIVQSGQLGTIYHINGEYLQSWGLNGASKDGEMTPLVWRFIKEHTGSGALGDLGCHLMDLVRFITGKEFVYFHADADTFIKQRPKIDESGMGDVTVDDYITIAGQLEDKIATALNITRFAYGRGNYQRVEVYGEKGALRYNLEDETGDTLEINIGNRPMRDGHCFRTVPIPERCFSDQLQSFADIINGTGDGLAATLADGVVNARLVDKTLEAVETGSKIVI; translated from the coding sequence GTATCAACGCAAGCAGGGATTTGAGCCTGGCGGCGATTTGCGATATTCTTCCCGAGAGAATGGAGGAAAAAGGAAAGCTCTACGGAGTGGAGGAGAAAAACTGGTTCGAGAGCTACACAGAAATGATGGATTCCGGTCTGGTGGATGCAATTACAGTAGCCACACCAAATGATATTCATTATGAAGTGACAATGGCCGCAATCAAACGTGGAATTCCGTTTGCGGTGGAAAAACCGGTTTGTAACTCAGAGGTTGAGGTTCAAAGGCTGCTTGATTTGGCAGAAGAAAAAAAGATTCCACATATGGTGAACTTTTCTTATCGCTTTAAAAGTGCAGCACGCTATGCAAGAGAAATCGTTCAGAGTGGCCAGTTAGGAACTATCTACCATATAAATGGAGAATATCTGCAGTCATGGGGACTAAACGGTGCATCAAAAGATGGAGAGATGACACCTCTTGTATGGAGGTTTATAAAAGAACATACGGGTTCAGGAGCTTTAGGGGATTTGGGATGTCATCTGATGGATCTGGTACGCTTTATCACCGGAAAAGAATTCGTATATTTTCATGCGGATGCAGATACCTTTATTAAACAGCGTCCGAAAATTGATGAAAGTGGTATGGGGGATGTTACGGTAGATGATTATATCACCATCGCAGGGCAGCTGGAAGATAAAATAGCCACCGCTTTGAACATTACACGTTTTGCCTATGGGCGTGGAAATTATCAGAGAGTGGAAGTATACGGTGAAAAAGGAGCACTTCGTTACAACCTGGAAGATGAGACGGGGGATACTCTTGAAATTAATATAGGAAATCGCCCGATGCGTGATGGCCATTGCTTTAGGACTGTACCGATACCGGAGAGATGCTTCAGTGATCAGTTACAGAGCTTTGCAGATATCATTAACGGAACAGGGGATGGCCTTGCGGCAACCTTAGCAGACGGAGTTGTGAATGCACGGCTGGTTGATAAGACACTGGAAGCAGTTGAAACAGGTTCCAAGATTGTTATTTAA
- a CDS encoding Gfo/Idh/MocA family protein, with product MRHNLAMIGFGGMGHWHYDLIKTIDDLSVTGVYDIDKKQQEDAKNKGLVAYQSMEELLADECVDIVVVATPNDLHKPFSIRALEAGKNVVCEKPAAMSGEEVRDMMEAAKRTGRFLTIHQNRRWDQDYLMVRDLIQTDKLGDIFRIESRVHGSIGIPADQWRQFKEHGGGMVLDWGVHLFDQVVQMFPDQKIKKVYATLTHVTNLMVDDGFTVELTMESGVKVLVEAGTSNFIPLPRWYVCGSNGTAKIDKFAVPGTIVRARGNGKKDVIPVLTAAGPTKTMAPRKEENIIKEDLPLADSDVRDFYRNVMKVIEGKEKSLIKMEEVLRIMTLMEAVFESGNTGKAVCFEDSYDR from the coding sequence ATGCGGCATAATTTAGCAATGATTGGTTTCGGCGGTATGGGTCACTGGCATTATGATCTGATTAAAACTATTGATGACCTGTCAGTTACAGGTGTCTACGACATTGATAAAAAACAGCAGGAAGATGCCAAAAATAAAGGACTCGTGGCTTATCAAAGCATGGAAGAGCTTCTGGCAGATGAATGTGTTGACATTGTAGTCGTAGCAACTCCGAACGATCTACACAAACCGTTCAGCATTCGGGCACTGGAAGCAGGTAAAAATGTTGTATGTGAGAAGCCGGCAGCTATGTCAGGCGAGGAAGTAAGAGATATGATGGAGGCTGCCAAAAGGACCGGAAGGTTTTTGACTATTCATCAAAATCGTCGTTGGGATCAGGACTACCTGATGGTGCGGGATTTGATTCAGACGGATAAACTTGGGGATATCTTCCGTATTGAATCGCGTGTGCATGGTTCTATAGGTATTCCTGCGGATCAGTGGCGCCAGTTCAAGGAGCACGGTGGAGGAATGGTACTCGACTGGGGTGTCCATCTGTTTGATCAGGTGGTGCAGATGTTTCCTGACCAGAAAATCAAGAAGGTTTACGCAACGCTCACTCATGTGACCAATCTTATGGTAGACGACGGTTTCACTGTGGAACTTACCATGGAGTCAGGAGTTAAAGTTCTGGTTGAGGCAGGTACCAGCAATTTCATACCCTTGCCACGTTGGTATGTATGTGGTTCCAATGGTACAGCGAAAATCGATAAATTTGCAGTTCCCGGGACAATTGTGCGTGCGCGCGGAAATGGAAAGAAGGATGTAATACCGGTACTTACGGCAGCGGGGCCGACAAAGACCATGGCTCCCCGCAAAGAGGAAAATATCATAAAAGAAGATTTACCGCTTGCAGACAGCGATGTCAGGGACTTTTACCGGAATGTCATGAAGGTTATTGAAGGCAAGGAGAAAAGCCTGATTAAGATGGAAGAAGTATTGCGGATTATGACCCTGATGGAAGCCGTTTTTGAATCAGGAAATACCGGTAAAGCCGTATGCTTCGAAGATTCCTATGATAGGTAA